A section of the Paenibacillus odorifer genome encodes:
- a CDS encoding transposase, giving the protein MGEHRQRYNEEFKKQTVQFIQEQTKTVGDLAEELNIPKSTLHQWMSQYRELKNEPAASVDRVRELEAQLKEMSRQLQEKDNKIADVEEELAIVKKAVHIFSKPRN; this is encoded by the coding sequence ATGGGAGAACATCGACAACGGTATAACGAAGAATTTAAAAAACAGACAGTGCAGTTCATTCAAGAGCAAACAAAGACAGTGGGCGACTTGGCGGAAGAGCTCAACATCCCAAAAAGTACCCTGCATCAATGGATGAGCCAGTATCGAGAACTAAAGAATGAACCGGCAGCTAGCGTGGATCGAGTACGGGAACTCGAGGCACAGTTGAAAGAAATGAGCCGTCAACTTCAAGAAAAAGATAACAAGATTGCTGATGTGGAAGAGGAATTAGCGATCGTAAAAAAAGCAGTGCACATCTTCAGCAAACCAAGGAACTGA
- a CDS encoding IS3 family transposase (programmed frameshift) — protein sequence MEQKKYTALEKLTILQEIERGDIGLKAAARKYGISKNSIVKWRQRYQLYGYEGLEVRSYNRTYSAELKLYAVKDYLEGGLSQNQIICKYKIASATQLANWIRKYNGHSNSLTAHSGGTKAMTKGRVTTWQERINIVLYCLSNGEDYAKAASHFHVSYQQVYSWVKKYEAGGEEALRDGRGRTKAPEELTEADRHKLAMQKLEYENARLRAEKCFSKKVRGTRKEEALRTIRQVNIYLAIQAVQQEQSCSIRLLCDIAGISRSSYYKWLNRKPSFREADNEKLTEAMLLLYEKVERTFGYRQLTLHLRRQMDKSINAKRVYRLMRCQGIQSVIRRKRKKYVGSTPQQVAENVLNRNFEAEAPNQKWVTDVTEFKYGNGKKAYLSAIKDLYDKSIVAYVLGHSNNNSLVFNTLELALQAAPESRTLLHSDRGFQYTSLHFKKMLDDAELKQSMSRVGCCIDNSPMESFWGTLKCEKYYLHTYQTFEELQTDIDTYIHFYNNERLQAKLNGLSPIEFRTKAA from the exons ATGGAACAAAAAAAGTATACAGCACTGGAAAAGTTAACGATTCTCCAAGAAATTGAACGGGGCGACATTGGTTTGAAAGCTGCGGCCCGGAAGTATGGAATATCCAAAAACTCTATAGTGAAGTGGCGGCAACGTTATCAATTGTATGGATACGAAGGGCTGGAAGTCCGAAGCTACAATCGTACGTATTCTGCAGAACTTAAACTCTATGCCGTTAAGGATTATCTCGAGGGAGGATTGTCGCAAAACCAAATCATCTGCAAGTATAAGATTGCAAGTGCAACCCAACTCGCCAACTGGATTAGGAAGTATAATGGTCATAGCAACAGCTTAACAGCTCATTCAGGAGGAACTAAAGCTATGACCAAAGGACGCGTAACCACTTGGCAGGAACGGATAAATATCGTGCTGTACTGCCTTTCGAACGGAGAAGACTATGCGAAGGCGGCAAGCCATTTTCACGTGTCTTACCAACAAGTATATAGCTGGGTAAAGAAGTACGAAGCAGGTGGTGAAGAGGCATTACGAGACGGTAGAGGACGCACCAAAGCGCCTGAAGAACTTACGGAAGCAGATCGCCACAAACTCGCGATGCAAAAGCTGGAATACGAGAATGCACGCCTGCGTGCGGAGA AATGCTTTTCTAAAAAAGTTAGAGGAACTCGAAAAGAGGAGGCGTTAAGAACCATTCGCCAGGTGAATATCTACCTGGCCATTCAGGCTGTTCAGCAGGAACAGTCTTGCTCCATTCGGCTTTTGTGTGACATCGCAGGGATTTCACGGTCAAGTTATTACAAATGGTTGAATCGCAAACCCAGTTTTCGAGAGGCTGACAACGAGAAACTGACAGAGGCCATGCTCCTCTTGTATGAGAAGGTGGAACGAACCTTTGGGTATCGCCAATTGACCCTGCATTTGCGCAGACAAATGGATAAATCTATTAACGCAAAGCGAGTGTACCGGCTGATGAGATGCCAAGGTATCCAGTCAGTCATCCGCAGAAAGAGAAAGAAGTATGTAGGCTCCACGCCTCAGCAGGTTGCAGAGAATGTGCTGAACCGTAATTTTGAGGCTGAAGCTCCAAACCAAAAATGGGTAACGGATGTAACGGAATTCAAATACGGCAACGGCAAGAAGGCGTATTTAAGTGCAATAAAAGATCTGTATGACAAGTCCATTGTTGCTTACGTTCTGGGTCATTCCAATAATAATTCGCTAGTTTTTAACACACTGGAATTAGCTTTGCAGGCAGCACCGGAGAGCCGAACCTTACTCCATAGCGACCGTGGTTTCCAGTATACCTCTCTGCATTTTAAGAAGATGCTGGACGATGCAGAACTGAAGCAAAGCATGTCCCGAGTAGGCTGCTGCATTGACAATTCGCCGATGGAATCCTTCTGGGGAACATTGAAATGTGAGAAGTACTACTTACATACCTACCAGACCTTTGAAGAACTCCAAACAGATATTGATACCTACATTCACTTTTATAATAACGAACGGTTACAGGCAAAACTAAACGGCCTCAGTCCCATTGAATTTAGGACTAAGGCCGCTTAA